A segment of the Aureliella helgolandensis genome:
GGCGACACCAATGAAACAGACGCCATGCACAAAAAGTGAGGTCCCAAGACACCACAACAACCACTGCGATTGCCTGTCTTGACTTTTACGCAATCCCGTCGCGATCGATTCTGCTGCGCTATATATCAACCAAACAAACAAGATTAGCCGCATCACCCCACCCTTCACTCCTTCAAGAATGTACTGATTGGTTATGTCCCACGTTTGGTAGAATTGATGCCAATGGCCTGTTGACGTGCTTCCCACGAGCCACCATTCAGGAAACCGCTTGATGGCGCAGTCGATCAGAATAAAACGGTGCATTCCAGTCGATCCGCCAACTGCAGTTACCCGTGAGACGAGATGCCATACAGGCGCTTCCATAACGAAATGCAAGGCTGTCAGTAGGAAGGGTAGAGCGACCCACCCCCATCTTACAACACCCCGGACTGACCACAGAGTTAGCATCAATAAACAGGCAACCACACCGAGCAAGGGAGTGCTAGAGGCCGTTGTTGCAATAATAATCAGTGATGCGAATATGCCCACAATTGCGAACAAACGCTCACTTGCGAATGAAAGTAGCCCCACGAAAAGTGGAAGCATTCCAGCCCAAAAAACTCCAGCAATGATGGGATGGCTAAAAGCGCCTTGGCACCGCAGCCTCCCCTCCCGCTCCAAGGTAATCGCGGGCACTCCTCCGAAGTACGAAAAGAGGTTGTATCGAGTTGACGCTTCAACCAGAAAAACGGCGGCGATCACAGCAGCCAAAATAGCCCCGGCGCGAATAAAAACTCGAAAATCCGACTCTTC
Coding sequences within it:
- a CDS encoding O-antigen ligase family protein — translated: MFDLLILAAAKSELHAKQIVEYHDTMTLNPLGALVMCLSCIWLLCSKRHAAIYAMLAIMCLVPEAQRILVLGGDFRFLRILAICGAIRVVLRGEFRSIQWNRVDLAFACWAVLGGGLYIAQQGSSESVIYILGGLIDSLGGYFFFRAAMKEESDFRVFIRAGAILAAVIAAVFLVEASTRYNLFSYFGGVPAITLEREGRLRCQGAFSHPIIAGVFWAGMLPLFVGLLSFASERLFAIVGIFASLIIIATTASSTPLLGVVACLLMLTLWSVRGVVRWGWVALPFLLTALHFVMEAPVWHLVSRVTAVGGSTGMHRFILIDCAIKRFPEWWLVGSTSTGHWHQFYQTWDITNQYILEGVKGGVMRLILFVWLIYSAAESIATGLRKSQDRQSQWLLWCLGTSLFVHGVCFIGVAYFGQITFLWTLTLAVAASVSSDGFSGDSNEYYLIDDPQFGPSEVTCLSMSVPGESDPN